A region of Chitinophaga horti DNA encodes the following proteins:
- a CDS encoding RagB/SusD family nutrient uptake outer membrane protein, protein MKRSFFNIFYIAALAGMLTSCEKGFLDRAATNQQQDKDIFSNYETTNQVIANLYSRTPRVLRYVGGNSMLASATDESKDASTWMNSFRFNNGSWSGSDNPIGNSWRDCYVAIRQANSILEGIEKYGTPDDPNNPGFLQFRRGEVFFLRAFFLAELMKQFGGVIIVTKTVDINDLTILNGKRSTYDSCLAQVIKDCDSAYNLLPAESWEPEHSGMIGRVKKGVALALKSRMTLYAASPLWAIAGKTGPKGDISPQKTASDPEKWAAAAAAAKAVIEAKDRKGQIAYQLEPNLAARQAMFISKTLTSREVIWMRMKDDNQDFDRYAFPFGSSGWSGASPSQNLAGDYEMQATGLHPSAPGSGYNPAQPFVGRDPRFYTDILYNDATFKNRRLEYWSKTDTWPVGKDEMSTATDHSRTGYSMRKLVDAGYTVNQGPNHDFHGIVYRLAEFYLNYAEAQNEVLAAPDQSVYDAINAVRVRAGVKPILVGTMTKEQMRDAVRHERRIELAFEGHRFWDVRRWKIASETETALWGMKTTKNPDGSFTYEVVKVEDRPFAPRMYMIPITQDETLRNPNLEQNPEW, encoded by the coding sequence ATGAAACGATCCTTCTTCAACATATTTTACATTGCCGCACTGGCGGGCATGCTAACGTCCTGCGAAAAAGGCTTCCTGGACAGGGCGGCCACGAACCAGCAGCAGGACAAAGACATCTTTTCCAATTATGAAACCACGAACCAGGTAATCGCCAACCTCTATTCCCGCACGCCACGTGTATTGCGGTATGTAGGAGGCAACTCGATGCTGGCTTCTGCAACCGACGAATCGAAAGACGCATCAACCTGGATGAATTCGTTCCGTTTTAACAACGGCTCCTGGTCGGGCAGCGATAACCCGATTGGAAACTCATGGCGCGATTGCTACGTTGCGATACGCCAGGCGAATTCGATACTCGAGGGCATTGAAAAATATGGCACCCCCGACGATCCCAACAACCCGGGCTTCCTGCAATTCCGCAGAGGAGAGGTATTTTTCCTTCGTGCGTTTTTTCTAGCGGAATTGATGAAACAATTCGGAGGCGTGATCATCGTTACCAAAACGGTAGACATTAATGATCTCACCATACTGAACGGCAAGCGCAGCACGTATGACAGTTGCCTTGCGCAAGTAATCAAAGATTGTGATTCCGCTTACAACCTGCTTCCGGCAGAGTCGTGGGAGCCCGAACACTCGGGCATGATTGGCAGGGTCAAGAAAGGTGTGGCCCTTGCGCTTAAATCCAGGATGACGCTTTATGCCGCCAGTCCACTCTGGGCAATTGCCGGAAAAACAGGCCCTAAAGGCGACATCAGTCCGCAAAAAACGGCTTCTGATCCCGAGAAGTGGGCAGCTGCAGCGGCAGCAGCCAAAGCAGTCATAGAAGCTAAGGACAGGAAAGGTCAGATTGCGTATCAACTAGAGCCGAACCTCGCGGCGCGGCAGGCGATGTTCATCAGCAAAACACTTACGAGCAGGGAAGTGATCTGGATGCGTATGAAAGATGACAACCAGGACTTCGACCGGTATGCATTTCCATTCGGAAGCAGCGGATGGTCAGGTGCGTCTCCTTCACAAAACCTGGCAGGTGACTATGAAATGCAGGCTACTGGCTTGCATCCGTCCGCTCCCGGCTCGGGCTACAATCCGGCGCAACCTTTCGTTGGACGTGACCCACGCTTTTACACTGACATCTTGTATAACGATGCAACTTTCAAAAACAGGCGGTTGGAATACTGGTCTAAAACAGACACCTGGCCGGTTGGTAAAGATGAAATGAGCACTGCCACCGACCATAGCCGCACAGGCTATTCCATGCGCAAACTGGTGGATGCGGGTTACACCGTAAACCAGGGCCCTAACCACGACTTTCATGGCATCGTTTACAGGCTTGCAGAGTTTTATCTCAACTATGCAGAGGCGCAAAACGAAGTACTGGCTGCTCCCGACCAAAGCGTTTACGATGCGATCAACGCGGTGCGTGTAAGAGCAGGCGTAAAGCCAATTTTGGTTGGCACGATGACCAAAGAACAAATGCGCGATGCAGTGCGACACGAAAGAAGAATAGAACTCGCATTTGAAGGCCATCGCTTCTGGGACGTTCGCCGGTGGAAGATCGCCTCAGAAACAGAAACAGCGCTGTGGGGCATGAAAACCACCAAAAACCCCGACGGATCTTTCACTTATGAAGTAGTAAAAGTGGAAGACAGGCCGTTCGCCCCACGCATGTATATGATTCCCATC